The following proteins are encoded in a genomic region of Xanthomonas cassavae CFBP 4642:
- a CDS encoding hotdog fold thioesterase encodes MTFRAPVDLTALNASSRNTLIEHLGIVFTEAGDDWLRATMPVDTRTRQPYGLLHGGASVVLAETLGSSAGNLCVDMTSQICVGLEINANHLRAATDGVVIGTARAVHVGRSTQVWDIVIENPAGKRVCVSRLTLAVVARTHG; translated from the coding sequence ATGACCTTCCGCGCCCCCGTCGACCTGACCGCCCTCAACGCTTCCAGCCGCAATACCCTGATCGAGCATCTGGGCATCGTGTTCACCGAGGCCGGCGATGATTGGCTGCGCGCCACCATGCCGGTCGACACCCGCACCAGGCAGCCGTATGGCCTGCTGCATGGCGGCGCGTCGGTGGTGCTGGCCGAAACCCTGGGCAGTAGCGCGGGCAATCTGTGCGTGGATATGACCAGCCAGATATGCGTGGGGCTGGAGATCAATGCCAACCACCTGCGTGCCGCCACCGATGGCGTGGTCATCGGCACCGCGCGCGCGGTGCACGTGGGGCGCAGCACCCAGGTCTGGGACATCGTCATCGAAAATCCGGCCGGCAAGCGGGTGTGCGTGTCGCGGCTGACCCTGGCGGTGGTGGCGCGCACCCATGGCTGA
- a CDS encoding lysophospholipid acyltransferase family protein has protein sequence MEQRHPLPALRRRHAAVTIDAPSSPVTGPVGRMSESSLDATRDARGALRWFRYLYRVPLLLLHLCLCLPITMLCVVTPSLARIRTGREDTLDERMIRWWQGNLMRIFGFRLRRMGTPLSGATLFVANHVSWVDISMLHSQRVMGFVAKREIAGWPLVGWLATKGQTIFHQRGSTESLGGVLQEMLQRLRSGKPVGVFPEGRTRGGTEVGPFHARIFQAAVEAGVPVQPVALRYGVRGNAQAVVAFGERESFFANIVRLLGEPSRLAEVHFLAPIGAFDIEGRRRLAETSRQRIIAAMES, from the coding sequence GTGGAACAGCGCCACCCGCTGCCGGCACTGCGCCGCCGCCACGCTGCTGTCACAATAGATGCGCCTTCTTCCCCAGTTACCGGTCCCGTAGGTCGAATGAGCGAGTCATCCCTGGACGCCACGCGCGACGCTCGCGGCGCGTTGCGTTGGTTCCGGTACCTGTATCGGGTGCCGTTGCTGCTGCTGCATCTGTGCCTCTGCCTGCCGATCACCATGCTGTGCGTGGTGACGCCGTCGCTGGCGCGCATCCGTACCGGTCGCGAGGACACCCTGGACGAGCGGATGATCCGCTGGTGGCAGGGCAACCTGATGCGCATCTTCGGCTTCCGCCTGCGCCGGATGGGCACGCCGCTGTCGGGCGCGACGCTGTTCGTGGCCAATCACGTCAGCTGGGTGGATATCTCCATGCTGCACAGCCAGCGCGTGATGGGCTTTGTGGCCAAACGCGAGATTGCCGGCTGGCCGCTGGTGGGCTGGCTGGCGACCAAGGGCCAGACCATCTTCCACCAGCGCGGCAGCACCGAATCGCTGGGCGGCGTGCTGCAGGAAATGCTGCAGCGCCTGCGCAGCGGCAAGCCGGTCGGCGTGTTTCCGGAAGGGCGCACCCGCGGCGGCACCGAAGTGGGCCCGTTCCATGCGCGCATCTTCCAGGCCGCGGTGGAAGCCGGCGTGCCGGTGCAGCCGGTGGCGCTGCGCTACGGCGTGCGCGGCAATGCGCAGGCGGTGGTGGCCTTCGGCGAGCGCGAGAGTTTCTTTGCCAATATCGTGCGCCTGCTGGGCGAGCCGTCGCGGTTGGCGGAAGTGCATTTCCTGGCGCCGATCGGGGCGTTCGATATCGAAGGCCGCCGCCGCCTGGCCGAGACCTCGCGGCAACGCATCATCGCCGCAATGGAGTCCTGA
- a CDS encoding YheT family hydrolase has translation MNASDYQPPRWLRNPHVQSVLGSSALRRLRSRQLLAASGAVTSEHILDGGDGVRLQGWMSVPPGDAPVRGTVLLLHGWEGSADSNYMRLTAARLLGLGYQVFRLNFRDHGGTHHLNVDLFHSDRIDEVVNAACDLWQRFPSAQLLAAGYSLGGNFALRLALRAPAAGLPLARVAAVCPLLDPAATMTQLEKGPQFYDWYFRRKWRESLLRKRQLFPDQHGYDDATLSLDMRELMAWLAVQHTGHGSLEAYFDSYSIAGERLAGLQVPSDILMAEDDPVIPFEDFAAWRLPAHAQLEIARWGGHCGFLENARGDGFAERWVAERLAAAR, from the coding sequence ATGAACGCCTCCGACTACCAGCCGCCGCGCTGGCTGCGTAATCCGCACGTGCAATCGGTGCTGGGCAGCAGCGCCTTGCGCCGGCTGCGCAGCCGGCAGCTGCTGGCCGCCAGTGGCGCGGTCACCAGCGAACATATTCTCGACGGCGGCGACGGGGTGCGCCTGCAGGGCTGGATGAGCGTGCCGCCGGGCGATGCGCCGGTACGCGGCACCGTGTTGCTGTTGCACGGCTGGGAAGGCAGCGCCGACTCCAACTACATGCGGCTGACCGCCGCGCGTCTGCTCGGCCTGGGCTACCAGGTGTTCCGGCTGAATTTTCGCGACCACGGCGGCACCCACCATCTCAACGTGGACCTGTTCCACTCCGACCGCATCGACGAGGTGGTCAATGCTGCCTGCGATCTGTGGCAGCGCTTCCCGTCGGCGCAGCTGCTGGCGGCCGGGTATTCGCTGGGCGGCAATTTCGCGCTGCGGCTGGCCTTGCGTGCGCCGGCCGCCGGTCTGCCGCTGGCACGGGTGGCGGCCGTGTGTCCGTTGCTGGATCCGGCGGCGACGATGACCCAGCTGGAAAAAGGCCCGCAATTCTACGACTGGTATTTCCGTCGTAAATGGCGCGAATCGCTGTTGCGCAAGCGCCAGCTGTTCCCGGACCAGCACGGCTACGACGACGCCACCCTGTCCCTGGACATGCGCGAGCTGATGGCCTGGCTGGCGGTGCAACACACCGGGCATGGCTCGCTGGAGGCCTATTTCGACAGTTACTCGATCGCCGGCGAGCGCCTGGCCGGGCTGCAGGTGCCCTCGGACATCCTGATGGCCGAAGACGACCCGGTGATTCCGTTCGAAGACTTCGCCGCCTGGCGCCTGCCGGCGCATGCGCAGCTGGAGATCGCGCGCTGGGGCGGCCATTGCGGCTTCCTGGAAAACGCCCGTGGCGACGGCTTTGCCGAACGCTGGGTGGCCGAGCGGCTGGCCGCCGCCCGGTAG
- a CDS encoding tetratricopeptide repeat protein yields the protein MQDAILQALRRNAADDAVALAREWATSTPDDAQPHRWLGLALQQQGQPALALASIDTALTLTPEDADLHLLRAGLLLAARDLAAADAALSRSTVLDPNQFNAYVMQAHLAVARGDLDKAERLSRTAARLAPEHPQLLAVDGVVEMRRGQSDRALALLTRAAEQLPDDARVMFALGFAYLQKEHFAFAERAFERVVELNPPGTALRAFIAQLAQRQGRLDDALTAMQGVLAQPGGDIPAMRRLAGEMELQAGRPDQAAAHLRLALAHWPADRRTLHALLTAWERLGAVDDARDTLDAALATSANAHDLWLARLAVEPVGGPQAQAVIERWLLAMPEHLPALEALMRVHDMQGHAEEAEMVARQIVAVEPGRISGEQRIVEALLERDPPAAIACVQSLIDSLPAPQQTVLRPWLGNVQDRAGQPDAALATWMQFQREQARHRLPLPPQAARQPMQWPALGTIPDTVTARPLFVWGVPGSHVERLIAVMDAATPLVRGDRYGTTPPSDALQSYRTIEQLASGELAPMALVEGWKAQLARRGIDDGNVIDWLLWWDNSLLTALRPHLPEGRLAIALRDPRDMLLDWLSAGAPAPLALQSPQQATDWLLAALEQLAVLHERDLYPHRIIRLDGIESDPQGISDALEQAFGLRFPLVEPRGPARLAAGRWRDYRSVLGAQFDLLTLIAVRFGYPQD from the coding sequence ATGCAAGACGCCATTCTTCAAGCCCTGCGCCGTAATGCGGCCGACGATGCGGTGGCGCTGGCCCGCGAATGGGCCACCAGCACACCGGACGATGCGCAGCCGCACCGCTGGCTCGGGCTGGCTTTGCAGCAGCAAGGGCAGCCGGCGCTGGCGCTGGCCAGTATCGACACTGCGCTGACCCTGACCCCGGAAGACGCCGATCTGCACCTGCTGCGTGCCGGTCTGCTGCTGGCCGCGCGTGATCTGGCCGCCGCCGATGCCGCGCTGTCGCGCAGCACCGTGCTGGACCCCAACCAGTTCAACGCCTACGTGATGCAGGCGCATCTGGCGGTGGCACGTGGCGATCTGGATAAAGCCGAGCGGCTGAGCCGCACCGCTGCGCGGCTGGCGCCGGAGCACCCGCAGTTGCTGGCGGTCGATGGCGTGGTGGAAATGCGTCGCGGCCAGAGCGACCGCGCGCTGGCGCTGCTCACCCGCGCCGCCGAGCAGTTGCCCGACGATGCACGGGTGATGTTCGCACTGGGCTTTGCCTACCTGCAGAAGGAACACTTCGCCTTCGCCGAGCGCGCGTTCGAGCGCGTGGTGGAGCTCAATCCGCCCGGCACCGCGCTGCGCGCCTTTATCGCCCAGCTGGCCCAGCGCCAGGGGCGCCTGGACGATGCGCTGACCGCGATGCAGGGTGTGCTGGCACAGCCCGGCGGCGACATCCCGGCCATGCGCCGGCTCGCCGGCGAGATGGAATTGCAGGCCGGGCGCCCCGACCAGGCCGCCGCGCACCTGCGCCTGGCGCTGGCGCACTGGCCGGCCGACCGCCGCACCCTGCATGCGCTGCTCACCGCCTGGGAGCGGCTGGGCGCGGTGGACGATGCGCGCGACACCCTGGACGCGGCGCTGGCCACCTCGGCCAACGCGCACGACCTGTGGCTGGCCCGCCTGGCGGTGGAGCCGGTCGGCGGGCCGCAGGCGCAGGCGGTGATCGAGCGCTGGCTGCTGGCCATGCCCGAGCACCTGCCGGCGCTGGAAGCGCTGATGCGCGTGCACGACATGCAGGGCCATGCCGAGGAAGCGGAAATGGTGGCGCGCCAGATCGTGGCCGTGGAGCCGGGCCGCATCAGCGGTGAGCAGCGCATCGTCGAAGCCCTGCTCGAGCGCGACCCGCCGGCGGCGATCGCCTGCGTGCAATCGCTGATCGACTCCCTGCCGGCGCCGCAGCAGACCGTACTGCGGCCATGGCTGGGCAACGTGCAGGACCGCGCCGGCCAGCCCGACGCGGCCCTGGCGACCTGGATGCAGTTCCAGCGCGAACAGGCCCGGCACCGGCTGCCGTTGCCGCCGCAGGCCGCCAGGCAGCCGATGCAGTGGCCGGCGCTGGGGACCATTCCCGACACCGTCACCGCGCGCCCGTTGTTCGTCTGGGGCGTGCCCGGCTCGCATGTCGAACGCCTGATCGCGGTGATGGACGCCGCCACCCCGCTGGTACGCGGCGACCGCTACGGCACCACCCCGCCGTCGGACGCGCTGCAGAGCTACCGCACCATCGAGCAGCTGGCCTCCGGCGAGCTTGCGCCGATGGCGCTGGTGGAAGGCTGGAAGGCGCAGCTGGCGCGCCGCGGCATCGACGACGGCAACGTCATCGACTGGCTGCTGTGGTGGGACAACAGCCTGCTCACCGCGCTGCGCCCGCATCTGCCCGAGGGACGCCTGGCGATCGCGCTGCGCGACCCGCGCGACATGCTGCTGGACTGGCTCTCGGCCGGTGCCCCGGCACCACTGGCGCTGCAATCGCCGCAGCAGGCCACCGACTGGCTGCTGGCCGCGCTGGAGCAGCTGGCGGTGCTGCACGAGCGCGATCTGTACCCGCACCGGATCATCCGGCTGGACGGTATCGAAAGCGACCCGCAGGGCATTTCCGACGCGCTGGAGCAGGCCTTCGGGCTGCGCTTCCCACTGGTGGAACCCCGCGGCCCGGCCCGCCTGGCCGCAGGGCGCTGGCGCGATTACCGCAGCGTGCTTGGCGCCCAGTTCGATCTGCTCACCCTGATCGCGGTGCGCTTCGGCTACCCGCAGGACTGA